In one Echinicola marina genomic region, the following are encoded:
- a CDS encoding potassium channel family protein has protein sequence MKRLLSILENWKYELLLYALVQHLYISVFFKDMDFYMHIIWPFNMIFLGLASVGVFLGKGKWLVRVKNLLLLLVVFLPIFQIFKNNVIYLQVSSLIYMGFFFIIFGEVIKFLLKPKYINLDLLMAAGCGYFLLIEISAFMLQFLVYNDPSSMAHLDMSSVPNTFVDMVYYASIIQTSIGFGDITPLSHTTKMVTSFFGVMGQIYNVVLVGILISKFSTANQNGKDA, from the coding sequence ATGAAGAGACTGCTGTCCATTTTGGAGAACTGGAAATATGAATTGTTGCTTTATGCTTTGGTTCAGCACCTATATATTTCTGTTTTTTTTAAGGATATGGATTTCTATATGCATATTATTTGGCCTTTCAATATGATATTTTTAGGCTTGGCCAGTGTGGGTGTTTTTTTGGGTAAGGGAAAATGGTTGGTAAGGGTAAAGAATTTACTGTTATTATTGGTGGTTTTTCTGCCTATATTCCAGATTTTTAAAAATAATGTCATTTACTTACAAGTTTCTAGTTTGATATACATGGGCTTCTTTTTTATCATTTTTGGAGAGGTCATCAAATTTTTGCTGAAACCCAAGTACATCAATTTAGATTTACTGATGGCTGCGGGTTGTGGCTATTTTCTTTTGATTGAAATCAGTGCCTTTATGCTGCAGTTTTTGGTCTATAATGATCCTTCATCCATGGCTCATTTAGACATGAGCAGTGTGCCGAATACTTTTGTAGATATGGTGTACTATGCTTCTATTATACAGACCAGTATAGGATTTGGAGATATCACTCCCCTATCTCATACGACCAAGATGGTGACATCTTTTTTTGGCGTGATGGGGCAAATATATAATGTGGTGCTAGTGGGGATTTTGATCAGTAAATTTTCTACTGCAAATCAAAATGGTAAGGATGCTTAA
- a CDS encoding GOLPH3/VPS74 family protein, with protein sequence MDISIAKRFLLLAQHPEKGRMLISGIHLQFGLAGALLLQMSMEDKLNLKDELVYIKKGAMFNDPQLLQIAEMIQSSRKPRKMKYWIQKIGHKASRWRYHYYDQMAKERLIKVEKKKFLGLIPYTQTYLLNSQVRNKLIQDLKSEIFRKKNIAPENMAVLGLVEACKMHNVLSKEKNQLKTLKKDLQQLVKESPISTNVDKTISEVQAAIISTIIATNVATTTAATAG encoded by the coding sequence ATGGACATAAGCATTGCAAAACGATTTTTATTGCTTGCCCAACATCCAGAAAAAGGCAGGATGCTGATTTCTGGTATACATCTTCAATTTGGCTTGGCAGGGGCATTATTACTTCAGATGTCCATGGAGGACAAACTGAACCTGAAAGATGAACTGGTTTATATCAAGAAAGGAGCAATGTTCAATGATCCCCAATTACTGCAAATCGCAGAAATGATCCAATCATCAAGAAAGCCAAGGAAGATGAAGTATTGGATACAAAAAATAGGTCATAAGGCTTCTAGGTGGAGGTACCATTATTATGATCAAATGGCCAAAGAAAGATTGATAAAAGTGGAGAAAAAGAAGTTTTTGGGTTTAATTCCTTATACTCAAACCTATTTACTCAATAGCCAAGTTAGAAATAAATTGATTCAGGACTTGAAAAGTGAAATTTTTAGAAAGAAGAATATTGCTCCAGAAAATATGGCGGTTCTAGGTTTAGTAGAAGCCTGTAAAATGCATAATGTACTAAGTAAGGAAAAAAATCAATTGAAGACCCTGAAAAAGGATTTACAGCAATTGGTTAAGGAAAGCCCTATTTCTACTAATGTGGATAAGACTATTTCTGAAGTCCAGGCAGCCATTATAAGTACTATTATTGCGACCAACGTAGCAACCACAACCGCTGCTACAGCCGGATAA
- a CDS encoding sensor histidine kinase: protein MNLSTNNKAYPILQNSLFNHLLFWVVAYFILINIFSNANKILPVDRVYTLIFMVTLSLPVYLNLQFLIPKFLRTGKYFAFLLGFFLVLSLGVAFNYFLFSHLIDYILPGYYFISYYTLWDLAKFFLAFLISSTLLKLSKEWFELLKTQKEISELEKEKTAIELKALRSQVNPHFLFNTLNVLYTLALDKAKETPEVIIKLSDLLRYVIYDSNKDSIPLSAELEQINNYISLQSYRTENTAKVKLKKQIKEDIHIPPMLLIPLVENSYKHGIKGDLNNTFINIQINADKRQLDFEIENNLPEASDIKQTDHGVGLANIQNRLALLFPEKHLFQISKDEHKFKVSLKLSHED, encoded by the coding sequence GTGAACCTGTCTACAAATAATAAAGCCTACCCAATCCTCCAAAACAGTTTGTTTAACCACTTGCTGTTTTGGGTAGTTGCCTATTTTATCCTGATCAATATCTTTTCCAATGCGAATAAGATCCTACCGGTAGATAGGGTATATACTTTGATATTTATGGTGACACTATCATTACCAGTTTACCTCAATCTTCAATTCCTAATTCCCAAATTTCTGAGAACAGGAAAGTACTTTGCTTTTCTACTGGGATTTTTTCTGGTTTTAAGTCTTGGAGTAGCTTTTAACTATTTCCTGTTTAGCCATCTTATAGATTATATTTTGCCTGGCTACTATTTCATTTCATATTACACACTTTGGGACTTAGCCAAATTCTTTTTAGCCTTCCTTATTTCAAGTACACTATTGAAACTCTCCAAGGAATGGTTTGAATTACTAAAAACGCAAAAGGAAATCAGTGAACTGGAGAAAGAAAAAACAGCTATTGAACTCAAGGCCCTCCGATCTCAGGTAAACCCACACTTTCTTTTTAACACTTTGAATGTGCTTTATACCCTTGCTTTGGACAAGGCAAAAGAAACACCTGAAGTAATCATCAAATTATCGGACTTATTGCGCTACGTGATCTATGATTCCAATAAGGACAGCATCCCTTTATCTGCAGAACTGGAGCAAATCAACAATTATATCAGCCTACAAAGCTATAGGACCGAAAATACGGCTAAGGTAAAGCTCAAAAAGCAAATAAAAGAAGATATCCACATTCCTCCTATGCTATTGATTCCATTGGTAGAAAACAGTTATAAACATGGTATCAAAGGGGATTTAAACAATACCTTCATCAATATACAGATCAATGCAGACAAGCGTCAGCTTGACTTTGAAATTGAAAACAATCTTCCAGAAGCAAGCGACATCAAACAGACAGACCACGGTGTTGGACTGGCCAATATCCAAAACAGATTGGCCCTGCTTTTTCCGGAAAAGCACCTTTTCCAAATATCAAAAGACGAACATAAATTTAAAGTTAGCCTAAAACTAAGCCATGAAGATTAA
- a CDS encoding mechanosensitive ion channel family protein: MKKFLGVFLVVLLLPSIVANGQTDSLAHQDSMDIVMLEAYESKIAAIEKQRLEDSLMRAALERQINSLKTTDNLRKEELQAQLDEIASRESNRLSLKMSQIDSLRKNTKGYPVLGVMGDTLFTVYTKIGASRPKERAENISKKIKELYDDDFLVLDSIKVIAEENLADIVYNETILMSVSEMDGLWNDTSIRALADQYKDEVKASILQARKDNSFVTILIRIGLVILSISGTWLVIWLVGKGHRRLLKFIAARKDDWLKDLSYKDYTFLSAYQEFKFIIFISRFLKWVIYALVLYIALPLVLSVFPFTRGWSYQLFDLIWSPFKAIFISVVEFLPDLFSILAIYLVMRYVIKFVSYIFDEIANEKLVITGFHTDWAKPTYNIVRFLLYAFTFVMIFPHLPGSDSPAFKGVSVFIGILFSLGSSSAISNMIAGLVITYMRPFKIGDRIRLGDTSGDVVEKTLLVTRLKTIKNEEITIPNSAILTGNTINYSSYSKNEGLIIHTSVTIGYDVPWQLMYETLIEAALRTDLVMKEPKPFVLQTSLDDFYVAYQLNAYTQEASKQALIYSNLHQNIQDVCNEKGVEILSPHYRAQRDGNSTTIPSDYLPKDYQAPPFNVNIKKEKPE, from the coding sequence ATGAAGAAGTTTTTAGGTGTTTTTTTGGTAGTGCTTCTGCTTCCATCCATTGTAGCCAATGGCCAAACGGATAGCTTGGCCCATCAAGATTCCATGGATATCGTGATGCTAGAGGCCTATGAGTCCAAGATTGCTGCCATAGAAAAACAACGCTTAGAAGATTCCTTGATGCGGGCCGCTCTGGAGAGGCAAATTAATTCCCTGAAAACTACAGATAATCTCAGGAAGGAAGAGTTGCAGGCACAGTTGGATGAGATTGCGAGCCGAGAATCCAATAGATTGTCCTTGAAGATGTCTCAGATTGATTCTCTTCGAAAAAACACCAAAGGTTATCCAGTTTTGGGGGTGATGGGTGATACACTTTTTACTGTTTATACAAAAATTGGCGCTTCCAGACCCAAGGAACGGGCTGAGAATATTAGCAAAAAGATTAAAGAATTATATGATGATGATTTTTTGGTATTGGATTCCATCAAGGTAATTGCTGAAGAAAACCTAGCGGATATTGTCTATAATGAAACCATCCTGATGAGCGTATCTGAAATGGATGGCCTATGGAATGATACGAGCATTAGGGCATTGGCTGACCAATATAAGGATGAAGTTAAAGCATCTATTTTACAGGCACGCAAGGATAATAGTTTTGTCACCATATTGATCAGAATTGGGCTGGTCATTCTCTCAATTTCCGGTACTTGGCTAGTCATATGGCTGGTAGGAAAAGGCCACCGCAGGTTATTAAAGTTTATAGCAGCCCGCAAGGATGATTGGTTGAAGGATTTATCTTATAAGGATTATACCTTCCTTTCAGCCTATCAGGAATTCAAATTTATCATTTTCATCAGTCGCTTTTTGAAATGGGTGATTTACGCTTTGGTTTTGTATATCGCCTTGCCACTAGTGCTCAGTGTGTTCCCATTTACCAGAGGCTGGTCATATCAACTGTTTGATCTAATATGGTCTCCCTTTAAAGCCATATTTATTTCTGTAGTAGAATTTTTGCCTGACTTGTTCAGTATTTTGGCCATATACCTTGTGATGCGCTATGTCATCAAATTTGTGAGTTATATTTTTGATGAAATTGCCAATGAAAAATTGGTCATTACAGGCTTCCATACGGATTGGGCCAAGCCCACCTATAATATCGTCAGGTTTTTATTATACGCCTTTACTTTTGTAATGATTTTTCCACATCTTCCTGGGTCGGATTCTCCGGCTTTCAAGGGGGTTTCTGTATTTATAGGTATTCTATTTTCTTTAGGTTCATCTTCTGCGATTTCCAATATGATAGCTGGTTTGGTGATTACCTATATGCGGCCATTCAAAATTGGAGATAGGATTAGATTAGGAGATACTTCAGGGGATGTAGTGGAAAAGACCCTTTTGGTGACCAGGCTGAAAACCATCAAAAATGAGGAAATTACCATTCCCAATTCAGCTATTCTAACGGGAAATACCATAAACTACTCTTCTTATTCTAAGAATGAAGGCTTGATTATCCACACTTCAGTGACCATTGGATATGATGTCCCATGGCAGTTGATGTATGAAACATTGATAGAGGCAGCCTTAAGGACGGATTTGGTCATGAAGGAGCCTAAACCATTTGTTCTGCAAACCAGTTTGGATGATTTTTATGTGGCTTATCAGTTGAACGCTTATACCCAAGAAGCCAGTAAGCAAGCATTGATCTATAGCAATCTCCATCAAAATATACAAGATGTATGCAATGAGAAGGGCGTAGAGATTCTTTCACCCCATTACAGGGCGCAGCGAGATGGAAATTCTACTACCATTCCATCGGATTATTTGCCAAAGGATTATCAGGCACCGCCTTTTAATGTCAATATCAAAAAGGAGAAGCCCGAGTAG
- a CDS encoding LytR/AlgR family response regulator transcription factor — MKINCIIVEDEPTSRDLLEKYIVECPSLNLIASCKHALEALEIINTKEVQLIFLDINMPKISGLDFYKSLTKAPYVIFTTAYPQYAIEGFELDAVDYLLKPFPFDRFLKAVQKALNKVYTDSSQLNKEPRHIVLKADKKLYRVDIDDIFYLEAFGDYIKVNCADKYILVHETFQGLLGQLPERDFIRIHKSYAIAINKLDHIEGNMVHINNTTIPIGQTYKAEFLNSIKA; from the coding sequence ATGAAGATTAACTGCATCATCGTTGAAGACGAACCCACATCCAGGGACTTATTGGAAAAGTATATTGTGGAATGTCCCTCTCTTAATCTTATTGCCAGTTGCAAGCACGCTTTGGAGGCCTTGGAAATTATCAACACTAAAGAGGTGCAGTTAATATTCCTAGATATCAACATGCCAAAAATCTCTGGCTTGGATTTTTATAAGTCCCTTACAAAAGCTCCCTATGTGATTTTCACAACGGCTTATCCACAATATGCCATTGAGGGATTTGAGTTGGATGCTGTGGACTATTTACTGAAACCATTCCCCTTTGATCGTTTCCTCAAAGCAGTACAAAAAGCACTCAACAAGGTATATACTGATTCATCCCAACTGAATAAGGAACCAAGACATATCGTCCTAAAAGCAGATAAAAAACTTTACCGTGTGGATATCGATGATATTTTTTACCTGGAGGCTTTCGGGGATTATATAAAAGTAAACTGTGCGGATAAGTACATTTTGGTTCACGAAACCTTCCAAGGCCTTTTGGGACAACTCCCTGAAAGGGACTTCATCAGGATACATAAATCCTATGCCATAGCCATTAATAAGCTGGACCATATAGAAGGTAATATGGTCCATATCAATAATACTACGATCCCAATCGGTCAAACCTATAAAGCCGAATTTCTTAATAGCATCAAAGCATAA
- a CDS encoding peroxiredoxin-like family protein, with the protein MKNYCFQSLWAFLLIALFQYNGAFAQEGMDVPADPTDISPLLIGEQIPVSQVKDIDGNIKSLNEIVAKKPTLLIFYRGGWCPYCNKHLAELQSIEQDILGMGYQIVAISPDAPEQLKATVDKNELTYSLYSDNDLKVTKAFGLAFQAPGRYKEMLFKASAQLNPGIIPVPAVFALDTKGNIQFEYINPNYDTRISGDLIKAALGTLK; encoded by the coding sequence ATGAAAAATTACTGTTTTCAAAGCCTCTGGGCCTTTTTGCTTATTGCCCTTTTCCAATATAACGGTGCTTTTGCACAAGAGGGAATGGACGTGCCAGCTGATCCAACCGACATTTCTCCCCTTTTGATTGGTGAACAAATTCCTGTGAGTCAAGTTAAGGACATAGATGGAAATATAAAGTCCCTAAATGAAATTGTGGCCAAAAAGCCGACCTTGTTGATCTTTTATCGTGGAGGTTGGTGTCCTTACTGCAATAAGCATTTGGCAGAGCTGCAAAGCATAGAGCAGGATATTCTGGGTATGGGCTATCAGATTGTGGCCATCAGCCCGGATGCACCAGAGCAGCTGAAAGCTACTGTGGATAAGAATGAATTGACCTACAGCCTTTATTCTGATAATGACCTAAAGGTGACCAAGGCTTTTGGGCTGGCATTTCAGGCTCCTGGGAGGTATAAGGAAATGCTTTTCAAGGCTTCCGCTCAGTTAAATCCAGGAATTATTCCTGTACCAGCTGTATTTGCCTTGGATACAAAAGGAAATATTCAGTTTGAATATATCAATCCCAATTATGATACTCGAATCAGCGGGGATTTGATCAAGGCAGCGCTTGGAACATTGAAGTAA
- a CDS encoding winged helix-turn-helix transcriptional regulator, protein METIIENQKVHLCSGEFVLAVREAMNAISGKWKLPIIGSLCYGTKRFKELERDIPKITPRMLSKELKELELNSIVKRTVHDTTPVTVEYELTPSGKKIKNVLDAMVKWGLEHRESVMV, encoded by the coding sequence ATGGAAACAATCATAGAAAACCAAAAAGTTCACTTATGCTCTGGTGAATTTGTCTTAGCTGTTCGTGAGGCAATGAATGCCATTAGTGGCAAATGGAAATTGCCGATTATCGGATCACTCTGCTATGGTACGAAGCGATTTAAAGAATTGGAAAGGGACATTCCCAAAATCACGCCAAGAATGCTTTCCAAGGAATTGAAGGAATTAGAGCTGAACAGCATTGTAAAAAGAACTGTCCACGACACTACTCCGGTGACAGTGGAATATGAGCTCACCCCCTCAGGCAAAAAAATCAAGAATGTGCTAGATGCCATGGTCAAATGGGGATTGGAGCATAGGGAAAGTGTCATGGTATAA
- a CDS encoding glycoside hydrolase family 16 protein codes for MKISKMLPHFLLGVGIMVQSCNPKPYKISEGHSYIQKSKRYDKEWKLVWNDEFEEGKIDSEKWTKIPPNNADWGNYMTSDPKCYAFEDGKLILKGIKNEDQSKDDRPYLTGGVYTKGKFAFQYGKIEIRAKLGSAKGAWPAIWMLAEQNKYGNYPKNGEIDIMEHINFEDRIYQTTHSYYTLNLKQTKNPPHGGTADFDKDVFNTFGLEWYPDKLVFTLNGEPTFTYPRVENVDKSQWPYDQPFYLLIDMQLEGSWVGKANPNDLPVDMEVDWVRVYQ; via the coding sequence ATGAAAATCTCAAAGATGCTGCCCCATTTTTTGTTGGGTGTTGGTATAATGGTGCAGTCTTGTAATCCCAAGCCTTATAAGATATCTGAAGGTCACAGTTATATTCAAAAAAGTAAACGATATGACAAAGAATGGAAATTGGTTTGGAATGATGAGTTTGAGGAGGGTAAAATAGATTCAGAGAAATGGACCAAGATTCCACCGAATAATGCTGATTGGGGGAATTATATGACTTCCGATCCAAAATGCTATGCTTTTGAAGATGGGAAATTGATACTTAAAGGCATCAAGAATGAAGACCAATCAAAAGATGATCGTCCTTATTTGACCGGTGGGGTGTATACCAAGGGGAAATTTGCTTTTCAATACGGAAAGATAGAAATCCGTGCTAAGCTGGGATCTGCAAAGGGGGCTTGGCCGGCAATTTGGATGCTTGCAGAACAGAATAAATATGGGAATTATCCCAAAAATGGAGAAATTGATATTATGGAGCATATCAATTTTGAAGATCGGATTTATCAAACTACCCATTCCTATTATACGCTGAATCTAAAACAAACCAAAAATCCACCTCATGGAGGAACGGCTGATTTTGATAAGGATGTTTTTAATACTTTTGGTTTGGAATGGTATCCTGATAAATTGGTATTTACCTTAAACGGAGAGCCTACTTTTACTTATCCTCGGGTGGAGAATGTGGATAAGTCCCAATGGCCCTATGACCAACCATTTTATTTGTTAATCGATATGCAGTTAGAAGGAAGCTGGGTTGGAAAGGCCAATCCAAATGATTTGCCAGTGGATATGGAGGTAGATTGGGTCAGGGTATATCAATAA
- a CDS encoding O-methyltransferase: MNDSNILDLPEIYPQIEAKCKEIGFTMPSDKYIGTLLKSLMISKPKGRFLELGTGIGLSLSWMVDGLSEDATLITVDNDFSLSEIAHGYFGADGRVDIVCMDGSKWIREYKGAPFDLIFADAWPGKYSELEETLALVSTGGFYVIDDMNVQPNWPDGHQDNVDKLLAYLESRQDFSICKMNWSTGVVVATKK, encoded by the coding sequence ATGAATGACAGCAATATTTTAGACTTGCCGGAGATTTATCCACAAATTGAAGCAAAATGTAAGGAAATAGGCTTTACCATGCCTTCTGATAAATATATAGGCACCTTGCTCAAAAGCCTCATGATCTCCAAGCCCAAAGGTCGTTTTTTAGAACTGGGTACAGGAATTGGACTTTCTCTATCATGGATGGTGGATGGCTTAAGCGAGGATGCTACTCTTATTACTGTGGATAATGATTTTTCATTAAGTGAAATTGCCCATGGGTATTTTGGTGCAGATGGGCGTGTGGATATTGTCTGCATGGATGGTTCTAAATGGATCAGAGAATATAAAGGCGCTCCCTTTGATTTGATTTTTGCAGATGCTTGGCCTGGAAAATACAGTGAATTGGAAGAAACCTTGGCTTTGGTAAGCACGGGTGGATTTTATGTGATTGATGACATGAATGTCCAGCCTAATTGGCCAGATGGCCATCAGGATAATGTGGATAAGTTGCTTGCTTATTTGGAGTCACGACAAGACTTTTCTATTTGTAAAATGAATTGGTCCACAGGTGTGGTGGTGGCGACTAAAAAATAG
- a CDS encoding response regulator transcription factor produces MSAGITHLVDLWKEGYSNHIENYKPYQAVEQLKHIAALFIPGEFFYFILNMHNLELEYVHPGVQQFIDVDPKTASIENLLSSIDPDDVETVKAKELLLKEFMENVVPPTELPSYKMLYMYRIKDRFGKYRTMLLQVNVLSVSEKGTIEHILSVHTDISFMGVQKTDTVSFVHLNGGKSFYDVNINSDKLFFEEDQDAEDNLDKQLTKREIEIIQLSSRGYSVHKIAYNLNITESTVRTHRKNMLKKTQYSSMRKLVTKCLMEGII; encoded by the coding sequence ATGAGTGCCGGAATTACACATTTGGTTGATTTATGGAAAGAGGGTTATTCCAATCATATAGAAAATTACAAACCCTATCAGGCGGTTGAGCAATTGAAGCATATCGCAGCCCTGTTTATTCCGGGAGAGTTTTTTTATTTTATCTTGAACATGCATAATCTGGAACTGGAATATGTTCATCCGGGTGTGCAGCAGTTTATCGATGTCGATCCAAAAACAGCAAGCATAGAAAATTTGCTCAGTTCGATTGATCCAGATGATGTAGAAACTGTCAAAGCCAAGGAATTGCTCCTAAAAGAATTTATGGAAAATGTGGTTCCTCCAACCGAACTACCATCTTATAAGATGTTGTATATGTATAGGATCAAGGATAGGTTTGGGAAATATAGGACTATGCTGCTTCAAGTAAATGTGCTTTCGGTATCTGAAAAGGGTACCATTGAGCATATATTGAGTGTTCATACTGATATTTCCTTTATGGGGGTTCAGAAGACCGATACGGTATCATTTGTACATCTCAATGGGGGAAAGTCCTTTTATGATGTGAATATTAATTCGGATAAATTGTTTTTTGAAGAAGACCAAGATGCTGAAGACAACTTGGACAAACAGTTGACCAAAAGAGAAATAGAGATCATACAGTTATCCTCAAGGGGGTATTCAGTCCATAAGATTGCTTATAATTTAAATATAACGGAGTCGACCGTTCGAACCCACAGAAAAAATATGCTTAAAAAGACCCAATATTCTTCCATGCGAAAGTTGGTGACTAAGTGTTTGATGGAAGGTATTATATAA
- a CDS encoding sugar phosphate isomerase/epimerase family protein — translation MKNRREFLVKSALGVAGLVTAPSWLQGAPSIIKSYNKPNSLINGVQIGCITYSFRSMPDQSAEATLKYVTDSGISAIELMGDPAEHFAGKPVSSIDRGKIYRLSRKGEDLTANEIAELKELKAENTAYEKAVAAWKAGVDMRKFEDLRKMYKAAGVSIYAFKPNAFGKNNTDADIAYGMKAAKALGASHVTLEHPSDDAHTMRLGKLGEKYKMTVAYHGHTQETFNFWDTALAQSPRNGMNLDAGHYIAAGHTDLVALINKQHKRIMSMHTKDRKTKANGQDNLIWGQGDTPIPELLNMMRENKYKFPATIELEYKIPEGSDAVKEVQRCLVFCEKALS, via the coding sequence ATGAAAAACAGAAGAGAATTTCTTGTTAAATCGGCTTTAGGCGTAGCTGGTTTGGTTACGGCACCTAGCTGGTTACAAGGTGCACCTTCCATCATTAAGTCATATAATAAACCGAACTCTTTGATCAATGGCGTACAGATTGGCTGTATCACCTACTCTTTTCGCTCCATGCCTGACCAAAGTGCAGAAGCTACCCTGAAATATGTGACCGATTCCGGTATTAGCGCTATAGAATTAATGGGAGATCCTGCGGAGCATTTTGCAGGTAAGCCAGTATCCAGTATTGACAGAGGGAAAATCTATCGCCTTTCCAGAAAAGGAGAAGATCTGACCGCCAATGAAATAGCTGAGCTCAAAGAATTGAAAGCCGAAAATACTGCATATGAAAAGGCAGTGGCTGCATGGAAAGCTGGAGTGGATATGAGGAAGTTTGAGGACTTGCGAAAAATGTACAAAGCAGCAGGTGTCAGCATTTATGCATTCAAGCCCAATGCATTTGGCAAAAACAATACGGATGCGGATATTGCCTATGGCATGAAAGCAGCAAAAGCTTTGGGAGCAAGTCATGTAACCTTGGAACACCCTTCAGATGATGCCCATACCATGAGGTTAGGTAAATTGGGAGAAAAGTATAAGATGACTGTTGCATATCATGGCCATACCCAGGAAACGTTTAATTTTTGGGATACTGCTCTCGCCCAAAGCCCTAGAAATGGAATGAACCTAGATGCAGGGCATTATATTGCCGCAGGACATACTGATCTAGTTGCATTGATCAATAAACAGCATAAGCGGATCATGAGCATGCATACCAAAGACAGAAAGACAAAGGCAAATGGGCAGGATAACCTTATTTGGGGTCAAGGAGATACACCAATTCCGGAATTGCTCAATATGATGAGGGAAAATAAGTACAAGTTCCCTGCAACCATAGAATTGGAATATAAGATTCCTGAAGGATCTGATGCCGTGAAAGAGGTTCAGCGGTGCTTGGTATTTTGCGAGAAGGCACTTTCTTAA
- a CDS encoding NAD(P)H-dependent oxidoreductase, whose amino-acid sequence MSLLENLAWRYATKKMNGKAVPQEKVEYILEAARMSPSSSGLQPYRVLVITDPEIKEKMKPIAWDQSQITDASHILVFASWDKYTEEKIQEVFHKTLEERGLPLDRMDDYKEKLWGLYSQLSEEWHANHAAKQAYIAFGLAIAAAAEQKVDATPMEGFDNAAMDELLGLEEYGLKSAVILPLGYRDETADWNVNLKKVRTPKEEFLLETV is encoded by the coding sequence ATGAGTTTATTAGAAAATTTAGCTTGGAGATACGCCACTAAAAAGATGAATGGAAAGGCAGTTCCTCAGGAAAAAGTAGAGTATATCCTTGAAGCTGCCAGAATGTCTCCATCTTCTTCCGGTTTACAACCTTACAGGGTTTTGGTGATTACTGATCCAGAGATAAAAGAAAAAATGAAGCCTATTGCTTGGGATCAAAGCCAGATCACTGATGCCTCTCATATTTTGGTTTTTGCTTCTTGGGATAAATATACTGAAGAGAAGATTCAGGAAGTTTTCCATAAAACTTTAGAGGAAAGAGGGTTGCCATTGGATAGAATGGACGACTATAAAGAGAAATTATGGGGCCTATATAGCCAGCTTTCTGAAGAATGGCATGCAAACCATGCTGCCAAACAGGCTTATATTGCTTTTGGATTGGCGATCGCTGCAGCTGCTGAGCAAAAAGTAGATGCTACTCCTATGGAGGGTTTTGATAATGCAGCGATGGACGAGCTATTGGGCTTAGAGGAATATGGTCTGAAAAGTGCCGTTATATTGCCTCTTGGGTACAGAGATGAAACTGCAGATTGGAATGTAAATTTGAAGAAGGTGAGAACTCCGAAGGAAGAGTTTTTACTTGAAACCGTATAA
- a CDS encoding DoxX family protein, protein MKKDNIIYWVSTAIVALMMLFSAYNYFADPNMKAGFEAMGFPDFFRIELGTAKIIGALVLLIPGIPQLFKTGAYVGFVIVFVSAFITHLALGDAVSALVMPLVFLAILLVSFRFQQKRLATAKA, encoded by the coding sequence ATGAAAAAGGACAATATTATTTATTGGGTGAGCACGGCCATAGTGGCTTTGATGATGCTTTTCAGCGCATATAATTATTTTGCAGATCCCAATATGAAAGCAGGTTTTGAGGCCATGGGCTTTCCTGATTTCTTTAGGATAGAATTGGGAACGGCCAAGATCATTGGTGCTTTGGTACTGTTGATTCCAGGTATCCCCCAATTGTTCAAAACTGGTGCATATGTGGGCTTTGTCATTGTGTTTGTATCTGCATTTATCACACACTTGGCTTTGGGCGATGCTGTTTCTGCTTTGGTAATGCCATTGGTGTTTTTAGCCATCTTGTTGGTTTCTTTTCGCTTTCAACAAAAGCGCTTGGCCACAGCAAAAGCATAA